In the genome of Candidatus Nitrosotenuis sp. DW1, one region contains:
- a CDS encoding NADH-quinone oxidoreductase subunit 5 family protein, which yields MELVPGLSLDPGLHAWAIWILPFVAALILPAVGKASKRATGWVAIAFALASALCAASLLPGALEAQEVHDQVNWISSIGIKAGVLADPLAVIMANVVGWIAFLIIVYSTGYMKGDKDIVRFWFWMMFFIGSMQIIVLSDNLLMMFFGWEGVGLASYALIGFWYRDKAKDHVGVQGKKVLGLMDYYSPTHAGMKAFIMTKVGDIMMLSGMFLIFAFAGTFGFRELMHDTAWATSMQAQGLLVPAAVLLFGGAIGKSAQFPLNEWLLEAMTGPTAVSALIHAATMVKAGVFLVARIGPLFFALAAAGFALDQFFMVIAWVGAITAILLATQGMVNPEIKKVLAYSTGSQIGYMMLALGVAGLSKQFVDGYTAGFFHLISHAMFKASLFMAAGSLLHVVGSRFMTDMGGLRKHMKKTYAFMWAAGLGLMGAPFITTGFWSKDAIFAAVYESGSEWALPLFAIAVLTAVITAFYTTRMIGMVFFGDKSKHIEHMEKEGHHVHEAPLSMWVPYGILAALTIGIGVIGLTAEHGIHELFTEYLAHTFHIESAHVEAESGIGIPFLEGINPIALGASLAAFAIGAGLGYVFYIGRFVDPVKFVNSNIFFYSLHKVILNRWYLNAIIYWCFVVAPLWLARGVWRYFEKTAIDAGMNMGVERAVGWSAKVVQKTQTGVAQSYLYVFGAGILFVVLFLFI from the coding sequence ATGGAACTAGTACCTGGATTATCACTTGACCCCGGACTGCACGCGTGGGCAATATGGATACTTCCTTTTGTCGCAGCTCTGATATTGCCTGCAGTGGGCAAGGCCTCCAAGAGGGCAACTGGCTGGGTGGCAATAGCATTTGCACTGGCTAGCGCGCTTTGCGCAGCATCTCTTCTTCCAGGAGCACTGGAAGCGCAGGAGGTGCATGACCAGGTAAACTGGATCTCGTCAATAGGCATCAAGGCCGGAGTCCTAGCTGATCCCCTTGCAGTGATAATGGCAAACGTTGTCGGCTGGATTGCGTTTTTGATTATAGTGTATAGCACCGGATACATGAAGGGAGACAAGGACATTGTCAGGTTCTGGTTCTGGATGATGTTCTTTATCGGATCAATGCAAATCATCGTACTCTCAGACAATTTACTCATGATGTTCTTTGGATGGGAGGGAGTGGGTCTTGCGTCATACGCCCTCATCGGGTTCTGGTATCGTGACAAGGCCAAGGACCACGTGGGCGTTCAAGGAAAGAAGGTACTTGGATTGATGGACTACTACTCTCCTACACACGCAGGAATGAAGGCGTTCATCATGACCAAAGTCGGAGACATCATGATGCTCTCTGGCATGTTTTTGATATTTGCATTTGCAGGAACGTTTGGATTTAGGGAATTAATGCATGACACCGCATGGGCAACCTCAATGCAGGCTCAAGGCCTGCTTGTACCTGCAGCGGTATTACTATTTGGCGGAGCAATCGGCAAGTCCGCCCAGTTCCCGCTAAACGAGTGGCTGCTTGAGGCAATGACTGGCCCGACTGCAGTATCTGCACTCATTCACGCAGCAACCATGGTAAAGGCAGGGGTGTTCCTGGTTGCAAGAATTGGGCCGCTGTTCTTTGCGCTGGCAGCAGCTGGATTTGCACTGGACCAGTTCTTCATGGTAATAGCCTGGGTTGGAGCAATAACTGCAATACTGCTTGCAACGCAGGGAATGGTAAACCCTGAAATCAAAAAGGTACTTGCGTATTCGACTGGCTCCCAAATCGGCTACATGATGTTGGCACTTGGCGTGGCAGGACTCTCAAAGCAGTTCGTTGACGGATACACTGCGGGATTCTTCCACTTGATTTCACATGCAATGTTCAAGGCATCTTTATTCATGGCGGCAGGATCTCTTCTCCACGTTGTAGGATCTAGGTTCATGACTGACATGGGTGGCCTGCGCAAGCACATGAAAAAGACATACGCGTTCATGTGGGCAGCAGGACTTGGCCTGATGGGCGCGCCGTTTATCACTACTGGATTTTGGAGCAAGGACGCAATATTTGCAGCAGTGTACGAGTCTGGAAGCGAGTGGGCATTACCATTATTTGCAATAGCAGTACTTACCGCGGTAATCACTGCATTCTATACAACAAGAATGATCGGCATGGTCTTCTTTGGAGACAAGAGCAAGCACATAGAGCACATGGAAAAAGAAGGGCACCACGTACATGAGGCACCTCTTTCAATGTGGGTGCCATACGGAATACTTGCAGCGCTGACAATTGGAATCGGCGTAATTGGACTAACAGCAGAACATGGGATTCACGAACTGTTCACAGAATACCTTGCACACACGTTCCACATCGAGTCCGCGCACGTGGAAGCAGAGTCTGGCATTGGAATCCCATTCCTTGAGGGAATCAACCCGATTGCACTTGGCGCATCGCTTGCAGCATTTGCAATAGGTGCAGGCCTTGGGTATGTGTTCTATATCGGAAGATTTGTAGACCCGGTCAAGTTTGTAAACTCTAACATTTTCTTTTACTCTCTTCACAAGGTGATACTAAACAGATGGTACCTCAACGCCATCATCTACTGGTGCTTTGTTGTAGCGCCGCTTTGGCTGGCAAGGGGAGTCTGGAGATATTTTGAGAAGACAGCAATTGACGCCGGCATGAACATGGGAGTCGAGCGAGCAGTTGGCTGGAGCGCCAAAGTAGTACAAAAGACTCAGACTGGCGTTGCGCAATCATACCTTTACGTATTTGGAGCTGGAATACTTTTCGTAGTCCTGTTTTTGTTCATTTAG